The proteins below are encoded in one region of Juglans microcarpa x Juglans regia isolate MS1-56 chromosome 4D, Jm3101_v1.0, whole genome shotgun sequence:
- the LOC121259447 gene encoding sm-like protein LSM2 → MLFFSYFKDLVGREVTVELKNDLAIRGTLHSVDQYLNIKLENTRVVDQDKYPHMLSVRNCFIRGSVVRYVQLPPEGVDIELLHDATRREARGG, encoded by the exons ATG TTGTTCTTCTCGTACTTCAAGGACTTGGTGGGGCGAGAAGTGACGGTGGAGTTGAAGAATGACCTTGCAATCAGGGGGACTCTACACTCCGTTGATCAATACCTCAACATCAAGCTCGAGAACACTAGGGTTGTCGATCAGGACAAGTATCCCCACATG CTTTCAGTGAGGAACTGTTTCATCAGGGGGTCAGTTGTGAGATATGTTCAACTACCTCCGGAGGGAGTCGACATTGAGCTACTTCATGATGCCACTAGAAGGGAAGCCCGGGGTGGATGA